The following proteins come from a genomic window of Pseudochaenichthys georgianus chromosome 17, fPseGeo1.2, whole genome shotgun sequence:
- the LOC117462893 gene encoding uncharacterized protein isoform X1: MSTLQTLKTFISQRLAVAVEEISGLLETTISNYEEEISRQRRLLSNERSGSQIDTADMQQAFKFRVVIDHEIKKITFQNGLPSSVEDLIKVFKQAFSITTEIGLQYKDTDFDDFFTLTSTSDLKDKDTLKVVHIPPGLLKSTVPQEHNQDTSDMSPVDDLPSVDSQDPVTHSPLATDRRNLWPAVFPIPVFSYNTEMALQQGNDIFLKDGTLLTSQSVKSDILERLAEAMFSYTAYPNDPQRTAVAHALIERHPCLREPGSYNGCDGWQQSLKYKCANYRSKLKAHGNPELMINTLKHKQECDRKPAKNIKKPRKSEVNYYPPHPAGETEDSLENTRLELIAASKSGDDSQAMNDMMSRTYSCRRREVVGQSMQVAQFHERWPALFSPAQINEEFRRCNTIPLESTFMSQLDRFTSKFLQLFSSKGGAVGQRMKGFMTELRLDQHVSVVKKRDVILRCLIEYLGESVPELISDYYRTAETKVHQDLQAESMRIYVCQQPDAVGIIIDGTPVMTDLDNLPKACCLLLGLTYALNLDYPPKFAKTFEVFQRLFVGLDMLQPKQTSKFISLKNKLFT; this comes from the exons ATGTCCACACTCCAGACACTGAAAACCTTCATCAGCCAGCGGCTCGCTGTCGCTGTGGAGGAGATATCTGGGCTGCTGGAAACAACAATCTCAAACTATGAAGAAGAGATCTCCCGCCAACGGAGGCTGCTCTCCAACGAGAGGTCCGGGTCCCAGATCGACACCGCAG ATATGCAACAAGCTTTTAAATTTCGAGTCGTCATCGATCACGAAATAAAGAAGATAACTTTTCAAAATGGCCTCCCCTCATCTGTGGAGGATTTGATTAAAGTGTTTAAACAAGCTTTTTCCATCACCACAGAAATAGGTCTTCAGTACAAAGATACTGACTTTGATGACTTCTTCACGCTAACCTCTACAAGTGACCTCAAGGACAAAGACACACTCAAGGTAGTGCACATTCCACCAGGCCTATTAAAGTCCACCGTCCCTCAGGAGCACAACCAGGACACATCTGACATGTCCCCGGTCGATGATCTGCCCTCTGTGGATTCACAAGATCCAGTAACTCACAGCCCCCTTGCCACGGACAGGCGTAACCTGTGGCCCGCCGTCTTTCCAATTCCCGTGTTCTCCTACAACACGGAGATGGCTTTGCAGCAGGgcaatgacatttttttaaaagacgGAACCCTGCTGACGTCACAAAGTGTGAAATCGGACATTCTGGAGCGCCTGGCTGAGGCCATGTTTTCCTACACAGCTTACCCCAATGATCCACAGAGGACCGCCGTTGCACATGCACTTATAGAGAGGCACCCCTGCTTGAGGGAGCCCGGCTCCTATAACGGATGTGACGGGTGGCAGCAAAGCCTaaagtacaaatgtgcaaaCTACCGGAGCAAACTTAAAGCCCATGGAAACCCTGAGCTGATGATCAATACGCTGAAACACAAGCAAGAGTGTGACAGGAAACCTGCCAAAAATATAAAGAAACCGAGGAAATCTGAGGTGAACTACTACCCCCCACACCCAGCCGGGGAAACTGAGGACAGCCTGGAGAATACAAGACTTGAGCTCATTGCAGCAAGCAAGTCCGGGGACGACAGCCAGGCGATGAATGACATGATGTCGAGAACGTACAGCTGCAGAAGACGGGAGGTGGTCGGCCAGTCCATGCAAGTGGCCCAGTTCCACGAGAGGTGGCCTGCCCTCTTCAGCCCTGCACAG ATAAATGAAGAGTTCCGAAGGTGCAACACTATTCCCCTGGAGTCGACGTTCATGTCTCAGCTGGACAGGTTCACGTCAAAGTTCCTGCAGCTGTTCAGCTCGAAGGGGGGAGCTGTTGGACAGCGCATGAAGGGCTTCATGACTGAACTCAGGCTG GATCAGCATGTGTCCGTGGTGAAGAAGAGGGACGTGATTCTGAGGTGCCTCATAGAGTACCTGGGGGAGAGTGTGCCTGAGCTCATCTCTGACTACTAC AGAACAGCAGAGACGAAAGTGCATCAAGACCTTCAAGCAGAAAGTATGAGGATCTATGTCTGCCAGCAGCCAGATGCAGTGGGCATCATCATTGATGGAACTCCAGTGATGACAGATCTGGATAACTTGCCCAAAGCCTGCTGCCTTCTCCTTGGCCTCACATATGCCCTAAATCTGGATTATCCTCCCAAATTTGCCAAGACttttgaagtctttcaaagactaTTTGTAGGACTTGATATGCTTCAACCAAAGCAAACCTCCAAGTTCATCAGCCTGAAAAACAAACTCTTCACCTAG
- the LOC117462893 gene encoding uncharacterized protein isoform X3, giving the protein MSTLQTLKTFISQRLAVAVEEISGLLETTISNYEEEISRQRRLLSNERSGSQIDTADMQQAFKFRVVIDHEIKKITFQNGLPSSVEDLIKVFKQAFSITTEIGLQYKDTDFDDFFTLTSTSDLKDKDTLKVVHIPPGLLKSTVPQEHNQDTSDMSPVDDLPSVDSQDPVTHSPLATDRRNLWPAVFPIPVFSYNTEMALQQGNDIFLKDGTLLTSQSVKSDILERLAEAMFSYTAYPNDPQRTAVAHALIERHPCLREPGSYNGCDGWQQSLKYKCANYRSKLKAHGNPELMINTLKHKQECDRKPAKNIKKPRKSEVNYYPPHPAGETEDSLENTRLELIAASKSGDDSQAMNDMMSRTYSCRRREVVGQSMQVAQFHERWPALFSPAQINEEFRRCNTIPLESTFMSQLDRFTSKFLQLFSSKGGAVGQRMKGFMTELRLDQHVSVVKKRDVILRCLIEYLGESVPELISDYYCGSIETACRDFGRNLSVTDVLSVGLAGEGGEVFLWDEDVA; this is encoded by the exons ATGTCCACACTCCAGACACTGAAAACCTTCATCAGCCAGCGGCTCGCTGTCGCTGTGGAGGAGATATCTGGGCTGCTGGAAACAACAATCTCAAACTATGAAGAAGAGATCTCCCGCCAACGGAGGCTGCTCTCCAACGAGAGGTCCGGGTCCCAGATCGACACCGCAG ATATGCAACAAGCTTTTAAATTTCGAGTCGTCATCGATCACGAAATAAAGAAGATAACTTTTCAAAATGGCCTCCCCTCATCTGTGGAGGATTTGATTAAAGTGTTTAAACAAGCTTTTTCCATCACCACAGAAATAGGTCTTCAGTACAAAGATACTGACTTTGATGACTTCTTCACGCTAACCTCTACAAGTGACCTCAAGGACAAAGACACACTCAAGGTAGTGCACATTCCACCAGGCCTATTAAAGTCCACCGTCCCTCAGGAGCACAACCAGGACACATCTGACATGTCCCCGGTCGATGATCTGCCCTCTGTGGATTCACAAGATCCAGTAACTCACAGCCCCCTTGCCACGGACAGGCGTAACCTGTGGCCCGCCGTCTTTCCAATTCCCGTGTTCTCCTACAACACGGAGATGGCTTTGCAGCAGGgcaatgacatttttttaaaagacgGAACCCTGCTGACGTCACAAAGTGTGAAATCGGACATTCTGGAGCGCCTGGCTGAGGCCATGTTTTCCTACACAGCTTACCCCAATGATCCACAGAGGACCGCCGTTGCACATGCACTTATAGAGAGGCACCCCTGCTTGAGGGAGCCCGGCTCCTATAACGGATGTGACGGGTGGCAGCAAAGCCTaaagtacaaatgtgcaaaCTACCGGAGCAAACTTAAAGCCCATGGAAACCCTGAGCTGATGATCAATACGCTGAAACACAAGCAAGAGTGTGACAGGAAACCTGCCAAAAATATAAAGAAACCGAGGAAATCTGAGGTGAACTACTACCCCCCACACCCAGCCGGGGAAACTGAGGACAGCCTGGAGAATACAAGACTTGAGCTCATTGCAGCAAGCAAGTCCGGGGACGACAGCCAGGCGATGAATGACATGATGTCGAGAACGTACAGCTGCAGAAGACGGGAGGTGGTCGGCCAGTCCATGCAAGTGGCCCAGTTCCACGAGAGGTGGCCTGCCCTCTTCAGCCCTGCACAG ATAAATGAAGAGTTCCGAAGGTGCAACACTATTCCCCTGGAGTCGACGTTCATGTCTCAGCTGGACAGGTTCACGTCAAAGTTCCTGCAGCTGTTCAGCTCGAAGGGGGGAGCTGTTGGACAGCGCATGAAGGGCTTCATGACTGAACTCAGGCTG GATCAGCATGTGTCCGTGGTGAAGAAGAGGGACGTGATTCTGAGGTGCCTCATAGAGTACCTGGGGGAGAGTGTGCCTGAGCTCATCTCTGACTACTAC tgtggatcaattgagacagcgtgcagagactttgggagaaacctcagcgtgacggatgtcctgtctgtgggtttggctggagaaggtggagaggtctttctctgggatgaggacgtggcctga
- the LOC117462893 gene encoding uncharacterized protein isoform X2 translates to MSTLQTLKTFISQRLAVAVEEISGLLETTISNYEEEISRQRRLLSNERSGSQIDTAEIGLQYKDTDFDDFFTLTSTSDLKDKDTLKVVHIPPGLLKSTVPQEHNQDTSDMSPVDDLPSVDSQDPVTHSPLATDRRNLWPAVFPIPVFSYNTEMALQQGNDIFLKDGTLLTSQSVKSDILERLAEAMFSYTAYPNDPQRTAVAHALIERHPCLREPGSYNGCDGWQQSLKYKCANYRSKLKAHGNPELMINTLKHKQECDRKPAKNIKKPRKSEVNYYPPHPAGETEDSLENTRLELIAASKSGDDSQAMNDMMSRTYSCRRREVVGQSMQVAQFHERWPALFSPAQINEEFRRCNTIPLESTFMSQLDRFTSKFLQLFSSKGGAVGQRMKGFMTELRLDQHVSVVKKRDVILRCLIEYLGESVPELISDYYRTAETKVHQDLQAESMRIYVCQQPDAVGIIIDGTPVMTDLDNLPKACCLLLGLTYALNLDYPPKFAKTFEVFQRLFVGLDMLQPKQTSKFISLKNKLFT, encoded by the exons ATGTCCACACTCCAGACACTGAAAACCTTCATCAGCCAGCGGCTCGCTGTCGCTGTGGAGGAGATATCTGGGCTGCTGGAAACAACAATCTCAAACTATGAAGAAGAGATCTCCCGCCAACGGAGGCTGCTCTCCAACGAGAGGTCCGGGTCCCAGATCGACACCGCAG AAATAGGTCTTCAGTACAAAGATACTGACTTTGATGACTTCTTCACGCTAACCTCTACAAGTGACCTCAAGGACAAAGACACACTCAAGGTAGTGCACATTCCACCAGGCCTATTAAAGTCCACCGTCCCTCAGGAGCACAACCAGGACACATCTGACATGTCCCCGGTCGATGATCTGCCCTCTGTGGATTCACAAGATCCAGTAACTCACAGCCCCCTTGCCACGGACAGGCGTAACCTGTGGCCCGCCGTCTTTCCAATTCCCGTGTTCTCCTACAACACGGAGATGGCTTTGCAGCAGGgcaatgacatttttttaaaagacgGAACCCTGCTGACGTCACAAAGTGTGAAATCGGACATTCTGGAGCGCCTGGCTGAGGCCATGTTTTCCTACACAGCTTACCCCAATGATCCACAGAGGACCGCCGTTGCACATGCACTTATAGAGAGGCACCCCTGCTTGAGGGAGCCCGGCTCCTATAACGGATGTGACGGGTGGCAGCAAAGCCTaaagtacaaatgtgcaaaCTACCGGAGCAAACTTAAAGCCCATGGAAACCCTGAGCTGATGATCAATACGCTGAAACACAAGCAAGAGTGTGACAGGAAACCTGCCAAAAATATAAAGAAACCGAGGAAATCTGAGGTGAACTACTACCCCCCACACCCAGCCGGGGAAACTGAGGACAGCCTGGAGAATACAAGACTTGAGCTCATTGCAGCAAGCAAGTCCGGGGACGACAGCCAGGCGATGAATGACATGATGTCGAGAACGTACAGCTGCAGAAGACGGGAGGTGGTCGGCCAGTCCATGCAAGTGGCCCAGTTCCACGAGAGGTGGCCTGCCCTCTTCAGCCCTGCACAG ATAAATGAAGAGTTCCGAAGGTGCAACACTATTCCCCTGGAGTCGACGTTCATGTCTCAGCTGGACAGGTTCACGTCAAAGTTCCTGCAGCTGTTCAGCTCGAAGGGGGGAGCTGTTGGACAGCGCATGAAGGGCTTCATGACTGAACTCAGGCTG GATCAGCATGTGTCCGTGGTGAAGAAGAGGGACGTGATTCTGAGGTGCCTCATAGAGTACCTGGGGGAGAGTGTGCCTGAGCTCATCTCTGACTACTAC AGAACAGCAGAGACGAAAGTGCATCAAGACCTTCAAGCAGAAAGTATGAGGATCTATGTCTGCCAGCAGCCAGATGCAGTGGGCATCATCATTGATGGAACTCCAGTGATGACAGATCTGGATAACTTGCCCAAAGCCTGCTGCCTTCTCCTTGGCCTCACATATGCCCTAAATCTGGATTATCCTCCCAAATTTGCCAAGACttttgaagtctttcaaagactaTTTGTAGGACTTGATATGCTTCAACCAAAGCAAACCTCCAAGTTCATCAGCCTGAAAAACAAACTCTTCACCTAG